From a region of the Nitrospira sp. genome:
- a CDS encoding SagB/ThcOx family dehydrogenase, producing the protein MNTTPSPQAAQADFLNEVIRYHVQTKHHFNRYARSLGHLDWANQPDPFRRFEGAPLIPLPLLKLDEEPLSPAYEAMYAQGAVPCQPVNVRTLSRFFEFALALSAWKIAGESKWALRSNPSSGNLHPTEGYVVLPQIDGLDLTSGLYHYAPKEHGLEFRAEWRADIVERLLASFPKSAFLFGLTSVHWREAWKYGERAFRYCNHDVGHAIGTARIAAATLGWNMVLLDGLDQATVAMLLGTDRQEDFEKAEAEHPDCLAVVWPPENVKREASFVKREHLEMPLFLDVAIVKDLAGATWHGKANTLSREHGVHWDIIDEAAEASWKRQSEKPIITLPVTLIPPIDTIHASHPKNDVGITAGQIIRQRRSAVAFDGKTSISAATFLHMMQRVMPRAERPQLERPMPWDAWPHDPAIHLVIFIHRVDGLPPGLYFLVRDTKKLSFIQQTMNPELIWTVAPKCPADLPLYWLLEGDAKKLAAQVSCHQDIAGDSAFSFGMLAELEGSLRARGAWWYPRMFWESGLLGQVLYLEAEAAGVRATGIGCFFDDPVHEVVGIQNLALQSLYHFTIGGPVEDRRLQSLPPYGHVKRIE; encoded by the coding sequence ATGAACACCACACCGTCTCCCCAAGCTGCACAAGCTGATTTCCTCAATGAGGTCATTCGGTATCACGTGCAGACCAAACACCATTTCAACCGGTACGCACGGTCATTGGGGCACTTGGATTGGGCGAACCAGCCGGATCCGTTCCGGCGGTTTGAAGGAGCCCCGTTAATCCCCCTTCCATTACTCAAGCTTGACGAAGAACCGCTGTCGCCCGCGTATGAAGCAATGTATGCGCAGGGAGCCGTTCCCTGTCAGCCTGTGAATGTGCGAACTCTTTCGCGGTTCTTCGAGTTTGCGCTTGCTTTGTCCGCTTGGAAGATAGCGGGAGAGTCAAAATGGGCGCTGCGGAGTAATCCATCTTCCGGCAACCTGCATCCGACGGAAGGCTATGTGGTCTTACCGCAAATCGATGGACTCGATCTGACGTCAGGCCTCTATCACTATGCCCCGAAAGAACACGGGCTGGAGTTTAGAGCGGAATGGCGGGCTGACATCGTGGAACGTCTGCTGGCGTCTTTCCCTAAAAGCGCCTTTCTGTTTGGATTGACCTCGGTTCACTGGCGAGAGGCATGGAAATATGGCGAGCGGGCGTTTCGCTACTGCAATCATGATGTAGGCCATGCGATCGGCACGGCCCGGATTGCGGCGGCGACTCTTGGCTGGAACATGGTGCTGTTGGACGGTCTGGATCAAGCCACCGTAGCCATGCTGCTCGGGACAGATCGCCAGGAGGATTTTGAGAAGGCTGAAGCAGAACATCCCGATTGTCTGGCGGTGGTCTGGCCACCTGAAAACGTGAAGCGTGAAGCGTCGTTCGTGAAGCGCGAGCATTTGGAGATGCCGTTGTTTCTTGATGTGGCAATTGTGAAGGACCTAGCGGGTGCAACTTGGCATGGGAAAGCCAATACGTTGAGCCGGGAGCACGGCGTCCATTGGGACATTATCGATGAGGCGGCCGAGGCTTCGTGGAAAAGGCAGAGTGAGAAACCGATCATTACTCTCCCGGTGACCCTCATCCCACCAATCGACACGATTCATGCTTCACACCCCAAGAACGATGTGGGTATCACGGCGGGGCAGATCATTCGTCAGCGACGAAGCGCCGTGGCCTTTGACGGGAAAACGTCGATTTCCGCCGCAACCTTCCTTCACATGATGCAGCGGGTCATGCCGCGGGCTGAACGTCCGCAGCTGGAGCGGCCGATGCCGTGGGATGCCTGGCCTCATGACCCTGCCATTCACCTCGTGATATTCATCCATCGTGTCGATGGACTTCCACCAGGACTCTATTTCCTCGTGCGCGATACCAAGAAACTGTCGTTCATTCAGCAAACGATGAATCCCGAACTGATCTGGACCGTCGCACCGAAATGTCCCGCGGACTTGCCGCTCTATTGGTTGCTGGAAGGCGATGCGAAAAAGCTGGCCGCGCAAGTGAGTTGTCATCAGGACATCGCCGGCGACAGCGCGTTTTCCTTTGGAATGCTGGCCGAGCTCGAGGGATCATTGCGGGCGCGAGGCGCCTGGTGGTATCCGCGGATGTTTTGGGAGTCGGGATTGCTTGGACAGGTGCTGTATTTGGAGGCCGAAGCCGCGGGAGTTCGGGCCACGGGAATCGGCTGTTTCTTCGATGACCCGGTCCACGAAGTGGTCGGCATTCAAAATTTGGCGCTGCAGTCGCTCTACCACTTCACGATTGGTGGACCAGTAGAAGACCGACGGTTACAGAGCTTGCCGCCGTATGGACACGTGAAGCGTATCGAGTGA
- a CDS encoding response regulator, with protein sequence MANILVIDDEPSIRGLLKEVLVKAGHRVFEAEDGQKGLTLYQQEAVDLVIMDLLMPETDGLEATLQLTREYLDAKVIAITGAQGDHNFLDVAKLFGARRTFEKPFDINKLVEAVNEELAVG encoded by the coding sequence ATGGCAAATATCCTGGTCATCGACGACGAACCATCCATCCGGGGGCTGCTCAAAGAAGTCCTGGTGAAGGCGGGTCATCGTGTATTTGAGGCAGAAGATGGCCAAAAAGGGCTCACCCTCTATCAGCAAGAAGCCGTCGATCTCGTGATCATGGACTTATTGATGCCGGAGACGGACGGCCTTGAAGCAACTCTTCAGCTCACTCGAGAGTATCTCGACGCCAAAGTGATTGCCATCACGGGGGCGCAAGGTGATCACAACTTCTTGGATGTCGCGAAACTCTTCGGCGCCCGCCGCACCTTCGAAAAACCGTTCGACATCAACAAACTGGTTGAAGCGGTGAACGAAGAACTCGCCGTCGGTTGA
- a CDS encoding DUF882 domain-containing protein: MNSADQSTWAWTRRAFLHVSLVGTLLLSGRLVGPQPAQARELPEGKLTLVNAWTNERLDVTYRDEAGAYDLAALDDVNHILRCHYTGEVAAMDVRVLEHVNLVQKKLGGQREIHVISGFRSPEYNAMLVRTGRRAARNSLHMQGQAIDLLIPGVRPKQLRQAALELQYGGVGYYKRSSYVHLDSGPFRHW; encoded by the coding sequence GTGAATAGTGCCGATCAGTCGACATGGGCATGGACCCGCCGAGCATTTCTTCATGTATCTCTGGTAGGAACTCTCTTGCTGAGTGGGCGGCTGGTTGGTCCCCAGCCTGCGCAGGCTCGGGAACTGCCTGAGGGAAAGCTCACCTTGGTCAACGCATGGACAAATGAGAGGTTGGATGTGACCTACCGTGACGAAGCGGGCGCCTATGATCTTGCGGCGCTTGACGATGTGAATCATATCCTGCGCTGTCATTACACCGGCGAAGTCGCGGCCATGGATGTGCGCGTGCTCGAGCACGTGAATTTGGTGCAGAAGAAACTCGGCGGTCAGCGAGAGATCCATGTCATTTCAGGCTTTCGGTCTCCCGAGTACAACGCCATGTTGGTTCGAACCGGCCGGCGTGCCGCTCGAAACAGTCTGCATATGCAGGGGCAGGCGATCGATCTTCTGATCCCTGGAGTCCGTCCGAAGCAGCTTCGCCAAGCAGCGCTCGAATTGCAGTACGGCGGAGTCGGCTATTATAAGCGTTCTAGTTACGTGCATTTGGATTCCGGTCCATTCCGGCATTGGTAA
- the glgB gene encoding 1,4-alpha-glucan branching protein GlgB, with protein MTFQQDDLDLLLAGTHWNPRNILGPHAVTIDGRPCVIIRAWLPDVKEVEVVSDSALWRMTRLHEAGLFEALLAGETQVPSYRLRITLHDGTATEIHDPYAFSPLLTDFELHLFANGTLYKAYESLGAHIRTVGGVRGVHFVVWAPNAVRVSIVGDFNGWDGLRHPMMGRGATGLWELFIPDLPEGTIYKYEIRSRQHDMLLLKADPYAFAGELRPRTASIVHDLSTYTWHDDAWMAARSKWDALTSPLSIYEVHLGSWMRVPEENNRWLTYRELADRLIPYAQDLGYTHLELMPVTEHPFDGSWGYQATGYFAATSRYGDPEGFMAFVDAAHQAGLGVIMDWAPAHFPDDAHGLALFDGTHLYDHADPRLGYHPDWHSRIFNYDRVEVRTFLLNSALFWLDKYHIDGLRVDAVASMLYLDYGRKADEWIPNEFGGKENLGAVSLLKELNVLIHRDFPGAVTIAEESTAWPGVSRPTYTGGLGFTFKWNMGWMHDMLTFFQHDPIYRRFHQNQITFGLLYAFSENFILALSHDEVVHGKRTLLDKMPGDAWQRFANLRLLYGYMYTHPGKKMLFMGGEFGQWHEWNHDTSLDWHLCNYDPHRGLQRLIRDLNRIYREEPALHEVDFDWNGFQWIDFSDADNSVIAYLRKAKSTEAAIVCLCNFTPVPRHGYRIGVPEPGWYRELLNTNGVAYGGSNIGNDGGVQAAATPSHGFPYSLTVTLPPLSILLLKRQS; from the coding sequence ATGACCTTTCAACAAGACGATCTCGATCTCCTCCTTGCGGGCACGCACTGGAATCCCCGCAACATCCTCGGTCCGCATGCCGTAACGATCGACGGCCGCCCTTGTGTCATCATCCGCGCCTGGCTCCCGGACGTGAAGGAGGTCGAGGTGGTATCGGACTCCGCTCTGTGGCGCATGACTCGTCTCCATGAAGCCGGCCTGTTTGAGGCGCTTCTTGCGGGGGAAACCCAAGTGCCGTCCTACCGGCTACGAATCACTCTCCACGACGGTACCGCGACTGAAATTCACGATCCCTATGCCTTTTCCCCCCTCTTGACGGATTTCGAACTGCACCTGTTCGCCAACGGAACGCTGTATAAGGCCTATGAAAGTCTCGGCGCTCATATCCGCACTGTCGGCGGGGTCCGCGGAGTTCACTTTGTCGTGTGGGCTCCCAATGCCGTCCGTGTGAGCATCGTCGGCGACTTCAATGGATGGGATGGCCTCCGCCACCCCATGATGGGTCGCGGCGCCACCGGTCTCTGGGAGCTCTTCATTCCTGATCTGCCGGAGGGCACCATCTACAAGTATGAAATCCGGTCGCGGCAGCACGACATGCTGTTACTGAAAGCCGATCCGTATGCCTTCGCCGGTGAACTCCGTCCGCGCACTGCCTCGATCGTTCACGATCTGTCCACCTACACCTGGCACGACGACGCGTGGATGGCTGCTCGGTCGAAATGGGATGCGCTGACATCTCCCCTCTCAATCTACGAGGTTCATTTGGGGTCTTGGATGCGCGTTCCCGAGGAGAACAATCGGTGGTTGACCTATCGAGAGCTCGCGGACAGGCTGATCCCTTATGCGCAGGATCTCGGATACACGCACCTTGAGCTCATGCCGGTGACGGAACACCCGTTCGATGGATCATGGGGCTACCAAGCGACCGGTTACTTTGCCGCCACCAGCCGGTACGGTGATCCTGAGGGATTTATGGCATTCGTGGATGCCGCTCATCAAGCCGGCCTCGGTGTGATCATGGACTGGGCGCCGGCGCACTTTCCGGACGATGCGCATGGATTGGCACTGTTCGACGGCACGCATCTCTACGACCATGCCGATCCGCGTCTCGGCTACCACCCCGATTGGCACAGCCGTATTTTCAATTACGACCGAGTCGAGGTCCGCACCTTCCTCTTAAACAGCGCGCTCTTCTGGCTGGACAAGTATCACATCGATGGGTTGCGCGTAGACGCCGTGGCGTCAATGCTCTATCTCGACTACGGCCGAAAGGCAGACGAATGGATTCCGAATGAGTTCGGCGGCAAGGAGAACCTCGGGGCCGTCTCACTCTTGAAAGAACTCAATGTCCTGATCCACCGGGATTTTCCAGGAGCCGTCACCATCGCGGAAGAATCCACGGCGTGGCCCGGTGTGTCTCGACCAACCTATACGGGAGGGCTCGGGTTTACCTTCAAATGGAACATGGGGTGGATGCACGACATGTTGACATTTTTTCAGCACGACCCGATTTACCGGCGGTTCCATCAGAACCAAATCACCTTCGGCCTTCTCTACGCCTTCAGTGAGAATTTCATCCTTGCCCTCTCTCATGACGAAGTGGTCCACGGCAAGCGCACGTTGCTCGACAAAATGCCCGGCGATGCCTGGCAGCGTTTTGCGAATCTTCGGCTGCTCTATGGATATATGTATACCCATCCCGGCAAGAAAATGCTGTTTATGGGCGGAGAGTTCGGCCAGTGGCACGAATGGAATCATGATACGAGTTTGGATTGGCATCTCTGTAACTATGATCCGCATCGCGGGCTGCAACGTTTGATTCGCGACTTGAACCGGATCTATCGCGAAGAACCGGCGCTGCACGAAGTCGACTTTGACTGGAACGGATTTCAGTGGATCGACTTCAGCGACGCCGACAATTCCGTCATCGCCTACCTCCGAAAGGCAAAAAGCACGGAAGCGGCCATCGTTTGCCTATGCAACTTCACACCGGTCCCTCGTCACGGCTATCGCATCGGAGTTCCTGAACCCGGTTGGTATCGGGAACTGCTCAACACAAACGGCGTCGCCTATGGCGGCAGCAATATCGGAAACGACGGCGGTGTGCAGGCGGCCGCAACCCCGAGTCATGGTTTTCCGTACTCATTGACCGTCACACTCCCCCCTCTGTCCATCCTGTTGTTGAAGCGACAGTCATAG
- a CDS encoding ArsB/NhaD family transporter, with translation MSSLTVALLIFSVCYLLIVTERIHKTIVALSGAALMIVFGVVSQEEAFYSHEFGVDYNVVFLLIGMMVIVNIVRESGLFEVLAIWAAQRADAKPFRLLVLLALLTAGQSAMLDNVTTVLLMAPVTLAITKRLELNPIPFLLTEALASNIGGTATLVGDPPNIMIASKAELSYLDFLLAMGPIAILIMAVFVGALWLIFGRSMTVEPRLREAILSLSSREAVPDRAFLNRCLFLLVVVNVGFCVHSLIHLEPATIALLGASSFMLIGHARRKADDAEELTYLAEVEWKTIFFFIGLFILVGGLVKVGVIRYLADQLVAVTRGNLTGSTMAVLWGSAILSAVVDNIPYVAAMNPLIVDLARSLHPEISDYATLVHQPDIIPLWWALALGACLGGNGTIIGASANVVIVDIARKAGYRITFWQFFKFGFPVMVGSVALSALYLWLVFLR, from the coding sequence ATGTCATCTCTCACTGTAGCTCTTCTCATCTTCAGCGTCTGCTACCTGCTGATCGTCACGGAGCGGATCCACAAGACGATTGTGGCGCTGTCCGGCGCGGCGTTGATGATCGTGTTCGGCGTCGTGTCGCAAGAGGAGGCGTTTTATTCCCATGAATTCGGTGTCGATTATAATGTCGTTTTTCTGCTGATCGGCATGATGGTGATCGTCAATATTGTACGGGAGTCGGGTCTCTTCGAAGTCTTGGCCATTTGGGCGGCGCAGCGCGCGGACGCAAAACCGTTTCGCTTACTGGTCCTGCTGGCTCTGTTGACGGCCGGGCAATCGGCCATGCTCGATAACGTCACCACCGTCCTGCTTATGGCGCCGGTTACGTTGGCGATTACAAAACGGTTGGAGCTCAATCCGATCCCATTCCTGTTAACCGAAGCCCTCGCCTCCAATATTGGCGGAACGGCGACGCTCGTCGGCGATCCACCCAATATCATGATCGCCAGCAAAGCGGAGCTCAGCTATCTGGATTTTTTGCTGGCCATGGGGCCGATTGCGATTCTTATCATGGCGGTCTTCGTGGGTGCGTTGTGGCTCATCTTTGGACGATCGATGACGGTCGAGCCCCGTCTGCGGGAAGCCATTCTCTCGCTGAGCTCACGAGAAGCCGTGCCGGATCGCGCCTTCTTGAACCGCTGTCTATTCTTGCTGGTGGTCGTCAACGTCGGATTTTGCGTTCACTCGCTCATTCATCTGGAGCCGGCCACGATCGCGCTCCTGGGTGCGAGTTCATTTATGTTGATCGGTCATGCCCGGCGGAAGGCGGATGATGCCGAAGAGTTGACGTATCTGGCGGAAGTGGAGTGGAAAACCATCTTTTTTTTCATCGGATTGTTTATTCTGGTCGGCGGACTAGTCAAAGTGGGTGTCATCCGGTATCTGGCCGATCAACTGGTGGCGGTGACGAGGGGCAACCTCACCGGGTCCACGATGGCAGTCCTGTGGGGGTCGGCGATACTCTCCGCCGTTGTGGACAATATCCCCTATGTCGCCGCCATGAATCCGCTCATCGTCGATCTCGCCAGGTCATTGCACCCCGAGATCTCCGATTACGCGACCTTGGTCCATCAACCGGATATCATTCCACTCTGGTGGGCCCTGGCCTTGGGGGCTTGTTTGGGAGGAAACGGGACCATCATCGGCGCGAGTGCCAACGTCGTGATTGTGGACATCGCACGCAAGGCCGGCTATCGGATTACCTTCTGGCAGTTCTTCAAGTTCGGATTTCCCGTCATGGTCGGATCGGTCGCGCTGAGCGCGCTCTACCTCTGGCTTGTGTTTCTGCGCTAA
- a CDS encoding DUF4403 family protein gives MFSRPIGKALVVLSLLLPLTGCLAKQYVVRPPAPTLLPAIPNPLSPSTESSISVPVHVDLSPFLTAANDDGVIPKKFDHWTSVIKHPKGTEFKYYAERDDFTMAPSGAQQANGTPSGIVLRDWWKGIELSSSHIFVGTAIRYKIGANSLYCGDGSEWPRRATLHGSIATELTPTYGLSASVASVTVNTSDPCQIRVADLDVTQEVKQRLADIVRGGLSRAVTRINALTVKSHVEDVWNTLHHPIQLEPNAWLQFNIDKVGHSGFSGTGPIVDDTIHITAKPVIVFGPEPPSGGAALPPLDTPPTSTGFHGAADAQLYGTLPTTLANRLTPTGFHVVADIPLDYPSLSKSLAARLKGKRVAMKGEFVQISDAAILGRGGNQVVLRIVFEGDATGHLYFVGKPEMNILTQSIQIGGLRLDRDSEQLLTKEGPDWLAYSFRDLVTAETLLGVSPAIERMQGLLRMALNRSISQTLSLQGTVQSVQGIGVFADVNALFVRVMSDGSLNLKANGKQ, from the coding sequence ATGTTTTCCAGACCCATAGGCAAGGCTCTCGTCGTCTTATCCTTGTTGCTGCCGTTAACGGGTTGTCTCGCCAAGCAGTATGTCGTTCGTCCACCGGCGCCGACGCTACTGCCGGCAATCCCGAACCCCCTCTCTCCGTCGACAGAATCCAGTATCAGCGTTCCTGTCCATGTCGACCTGTCACCGTTTCTCACTGCTGCCAACGATGACGGCGTGATCCCGAAGAAATTCGACCATTGGACGAGCGTCATCAAGCATCCCAAGGGCACTGAATTCAAATACTATGCGGAGCGAGATGATTTTACGATGGCACCTTCGGGCGCTCAGCAAGCCAACGGCACACCTTCGGGCATAGTTCTCCGTGATTGGTGGAAAGGGATCGAACTCTCCAGCTCCCACATATTTGTCGGCACCGCCATTCGATATAAAATTGGAGCGAATTCGCTGTACTGTGGCGATGGCAGTGAATGGCCACGAAGGGCCACACTGCATGGGAGTATTGCGACTGAGCTGACTCCGACCTATGGTCTATCCGCATCGGTCGCCAGCGTGACAGTGAACACCAGTGATCCATGCCAGATTCGAGTCGCCGATCTTGACGTGACTCAGGAAGTGAAACAGAGGCTGGCAGACATCGTTCGAGGAGGACTTAGCCGAGCGGTCACCCGCATCAATGCGCTGACAGTCAAATCTCACGTGGAAGATGTGTGGAATACACTGCACCACCCCATCCAGTTAGAACCGAATGCCTGGCTCCAGTTCAATATCGACAAAGTCGGACATAGTGGCTTTTCGGGGACCGGCCCCATTGTCGATGACACCATCCACATCACCGCGAAACCGGTCATCGTCTTCGGCCCGGAACCACCTTCTGGAGGTGCAGCCCTTCCTCCACTCGACACTCCACCCACTTCTACCGGATTCCACGGTGCCGCCGATGCCCAGTTGTATGGCACACTTCCCACAACGCTTGCGAATCGCCTCACTCCCACTGGATTCCACGTCGTCGCTGACATCCCGCTGGACTATCCCTCGCTGTCCAAATCACTTGCAGCGCGGTTGAAGGGAAAACGTGTCGCCATGAAAGGGGAATTCGTTCAGATCTCTGATGCGGCCATTTTGGGCCGTGGTGGCAACCAAGTGGTCCTGCGGATAGTGTTTGAGGGAGATGCGACCGGCCACTTGTATTTCGTGGGAAAGCCTGAAATGAACATCTTGACACAGTCTATCCAAATCGGTGGCCTCCGCTTGGACCGCGATTCCGAACAGTTGCTCACAAAGGAAGGCCCCGATTGGCTTGCCTACTCGTTCAGAGATCTCGTCACGGCTGAAACCTTACTCGGCGTGTCTCCGGCAATCGAACGCATGCAAGGCCTGCTTCGAATGGCACTGAATCGTTCAATCAGTCAGACGCTCTCCCTGCAGGGGACGGTCCAGTCGGTGCAAGGTATCGGCGTATTCGCCGACGTGAACGCGCTGTTCGTTCGAGTGATGAGTGACGGATCACTTAACCTGAAGGCTAATGGCAAGCAGTAA
- a CDS encoding cupin domain-containing protein, with protein MSYLTRQKFPIPLDRDQVAQDWRRRGYSCDVFIDPPGREWNGFVHATNELVTVVAGKLRLIIDKEDIIAEPGDEVFIPKGIRHSVKNISSSATHWLYGYD; from the coding sequence ATGTCTTATCTCACCCGTCAGAAATTCCCGATACCTCTCGACCGTGACCAGGTGGCTCAAGACTGGCGCCGGCGAGGTTACTCCTGTGATGTGTTCATCGACCCACCCGGACGCGAGTGGAATGGTTTCGTCCATGCCACGAACGAGCTCGTGACCGTTGTGGCGGGAAAACTCAGGTTGATCATCGATAAAGAAGACATCATCGCGGAACCGGGCGACGAGGTGTTTATTCCCAAAGGGATCCGCCATTCCGTCAAAAATATTTCTTCCTCCGCGACGCATTGGCTATATGGGTATGACTGA